CCGCCCGCTCTGGCTGTTCTCGATCTTCACCACCACACCGCCGCGCGCCGCGATGATCGGCGTGCCCTCGGGCATGGCAATGTCCATGGCATAGCGGCCCTTGGGCCCGAAATGGCTGAAGCGACCGTTGGGCCCCTGAGTCAGGCGGAATGGCCCGCCCTTCCACGGGAATGGGTAGCGATAGCCCTCGGAACGCTGGATCGGGTCGCCCATGGCGTAGTTGAACGTGCTCGAATACTTCAACGGCCCACCCGGGGCGGCCAGCACCACGCTGAGCACCTTGCTCGAGCGCGGCCCGATCACGCGCCGCACGACGCGCGGGGCGTTGCCGCCAAAAGCGTTGGCCAGCTTGTCCACGCGCAGTTCCACTTCCAGCGGCACGTACAGCTCGTTGCGTGCAATGAAGCGCACACCACCGGGGAAAGGTTCGGCCTGCAGGCGCACCTGGCGGTCCAGGCGCTCGACCATCGGCTCACGGAAGATGAACGGCTTGGCACCCGGGCTTGGGCGATCGGAATAGGAGACCACGCCGAAGTTGTCGGTGGTCTTGTAGATGGTCATGGCCAGGCTCGGCGCCGAGGTCATGAACAAGGCACATAACAGCAGCAGGCGGGCGGGCATGATGGTGGCTTTTTGACAGGTATGGTCTGTCGAAGCCTAGCAGCCCGAATAAAGACAAGTTGTGACAGCTGGTCGGAAGTTTTTAGAGCCCTCTGTAGGAGCGGCTTCAGCCGCGATGCAGACAACGCGGTGCCTGGCACCCGCTTCGCGGGTGATCGCGGCTAAAGCCGCTCCTACAGAGTGTGCAGCTACATCAAGGCGATCAGGCGCCGGGGGTGAAGTGCTTCTGCGTGGTCCCACGGGCAATCAAGCGCGACAGGTAGTCGAGCTTCTGCGCATCCTGGTCGACGAACTTGAAGGTCAGCTGCAGCCAGTCGCTCTCAGGCTTGGGCTCCAGCGCGGCGATGGCGTGCAGGTAGCCGTTCAAACGTGCCACCTCGGCGTTCTCGCCCTGCTCCAAGTCCAGCACCGCGCCTTCGAGCACTTGTGGCAGGTTGGCGCTGCGGCGCACCACCAGCAGGGCTTCCTTCAGGCTCAGGGCCTTGATCACGCAAGGCTGGGTGCCGCTGGACAGGCGCAGCTGGCCTTGGCCACGACCCGCCTGGGCCGCGGCGGCGGCGGTCTTCGGCGTGGGCGCATTGATCAGTGGCTTGGCCGCTGCTGCCACAGGCGCGGCGGCGGGCGCAGCCACCTTGGCCGCTTCCGGGCGACCGCCAGTCAGCGCGCTGAGCGAGTCGTTGGCGAACGCCGAGTTGACCCGCGCCGGTGCGCTGGACATCAAGGCGTCGAGCTTGCCGATCTTGGTCAGCGACTTCTTCACCTTGGTCAGCAGTTGCTCGTTGGTGAACGGTTTACCGACAAAATCGGAAACGCCGGCCTGAATGGCCTGGATCACGTTCTCCTTGTCACCACGGCTGGTCACCATGATGAACTGCATGGTCTTCATCTCTTCCTGCTGGCGGCACCAGGTCAGCAGTTCGAGGCCCGACATCTCGGGCATCTCCCAGTCGCACAGGACCAGGTCGAAACGTTCCTTGCTGAGCATCGCCATGGCCTTGCGACCATTGACCGCGTCCTCGATTACCACGCCGGGGAAGGCGTTACGCAGGCACTTCCTCACCAGGTCGCGGATGAACGGGGCATCGTCCACGACCAGCACATTCACTTTACTCATCGATATTCCTCTTGAATCCCGGCTAGCATACCGCCGACTGATGGCCATTTGCCAAACCACTGGTCACGCCGGGACTTCTCACACGGTTCGCGGGTGCCTGCTGGTGCTCGACCGCAAACGAAAACGCCCGGCGATTGCCGGGCGTTCGTGCTCGGGAGCAATTCTATTTATCGTCCGGTTCGGCCGGAACATTAGCGATTTCACCCTCGTCGAAGGCCTCGCCTTTCACTTCGGCTTTCATGCGCTTGAGGCCCATGTGGCGCACGTCGGTACCGCGCACCAGGTAGATCACCAGCTCAGAGATGTTGCGCGCGTGATCGCCGATACGCTCCAGCGAACGCAGGGCCCAGATCACGCTCAACACGCGGGAGATCGAACGCGGATCTTCCATCATGTAGGTGACCAGCTCGCGCAGCGCGGTCTTGTACTCGCGGTCGATGGTCTTGTCGTACTGGGCCACCGACAACGCCAGGTCGGCGTCGAAGCGGGCGAAGGCGTCCAGCGCGTCGCGGACCATGTTGCGCACCTGGTCGCCGATGTGGCGCACCTCGACGTAGCCCCGCGGCGACTCGCCTTCCTCGCACAGCTGGATGGCGCGGCGGGCGATCTTGGTGGACTCGTCACCGATGCGCTCCAGGTCGATCACCGACTTGGAGATGCTGATGATCAGGCGCAGGTCGGAGGCCGCCGGCTGGCGACGGGCGAGGATGCGCACGCATTCCTCGTCGATGTTGCGCTCCATCTGGTTGATCTGTTCATCGACCTCGCGCACCTGCTGGGCCAGGCCCGAGTCGGCCTCGATCAGCGCGGTGACGGCGTCGTTCACCTGTTTCTCGACCAGCCCGCCCATGGCCAGCAGGTGGCTGCGCACCTCCTCGAGCTCGGCGTTGAACTGCTGGGAGATGTGGTGGGTAAGGCTTTCTTTGTTGATCATCGTTTCGCTCCGCGAAGCAGCTGCACGCTTCTAGTCGTTCGTATCGTTCCCTGGCAAGAAGAATCCATTGTGGGGGCCTGCCCCCACGGGTCGACCACTAGCCGTAGCGCCCGGTGATGTAGTCTTCGGTCTGCTTCTTCGCCGGGTTGGTGAACAGGGTGTCGGTGTCACCGAATTCGACCAGTTTGCCCATGTACATGAAGGCGGTGTAGTCCGAAACCCGGGCCGCCTGCTGCATGTTGTGGGTCACGATGACGATGGTGTACTTGGATTTCAATTCGTAGATCAGTTCCTCGACCTTCAGCGTCGAGATCGGGTCCAGTGCCGAGCACGGTTCGTCGAGCAGCAGCACTTCCGGCTCCACGGCGATGGTGCGGGCGATCACCAGACGCTGCTGCTGGCCACCGGACAGGCCCAGCGCCGAGTCGTGCAGACGGTCCTTGACCTCGTCCCACAGGGCCGCGCCCTTCAACGCCCACTCCACCGCTTCGTCGAGCACGCGCTTCTTGTTGATGCCCTGGATACGCAGGCCGTAGACCACGTTCTCGTAGATGGTCTTGGGGAACGGGTTGGGCTTCTGGAACACCATGCCCACGCGGCGGCGCAGCTCGGCCACGTCCTCGCCCTTGCGGTAGATGTTGTTGCCGTACAGGTTGATGGCGCCTTCCACCCGGCAGCCGTCGACCAGGTCGTTCATGCGGTTGAAGGTGCGCAGCAGGGTGGACTTGCCGCAGCCGGAGGGGCCGATGAAGGCGGTCACACGCTGCTTGGGAATGTTCATGCTGACGTCGAACAGCGCTTGCTTGTCGCCGTAGAACAGGGACAGCCCGGGTACTTCGATGGCCACGGTCTCTTCGGCCAGGCGCAGGCTCTGCTTGTCGCGGCCCAGGGCCGACATGTCGATGCCGTGGGTATGAGCTTCGTGTTGCATGTTCTTACTCCTTTTGTAGCTGCAAGCTATCAGCTGCAAGCTGCAAGTTTGAGCAAAGCGGCGAGCAGCTTGGTGCTTGCCGCTTATGGCTTAAAGCTTGGAAATCAGTGGTCGAGGGCCTTGTACTTCTCGCGCAGGTGGTTACGGATCCACACCGCCGAGAGGTTGAGGATGGCGATCACCAGCACCAGCAGCAGCGCGGTGGCGTACACCAGCGGCCGCGCGGCCTCGACGTTGGGGCTCTGGAAGCCGACGTCGTAGATGTGGAAGCCCAGGTGCATGATCTTCTGGTCCAGGTGCAGGTACGGGTAGTTGCCGTCCACCGGCAGCGATGGCGCCAGCTTCACCACACCCACCAGCATCAGCGGGGCCACTTCGCCGGCGGCGCGGGCCACGGCGAGGATCATGCCGGTCATCATGGCCGGGCTGGCCATCGGCAGGACGATCTTCCACAGGGTCTCGGCCTTGGTCGCGCCCAGGGCCAGCGAGCCCTCGCGCACGGTGCGCGGAATGCGCGCCAGGCCTTCCTCGGTGGCCACGATCACCACCGGCACCGCCAGCAGCGCCAGGGTCAGCGAGGCCCACAGCAGGCCAGGCGTGCCGAGGGTCGGCGCCGGCAGCGACTCGGGGAAGAACAGCCGGTCGATCGAGCCGCCGAGCACGTAGACGAAGAAGCCCAGGCCGAACACGCCGTAGACGATCGCCGGTACGCCGGCCAGGTTGTTCACCGCAATGCGGATCAACCGGGTCACCGGGCCCTGCTTGGCGTATTCGCGCAGGTAGACCGCCGCCAGCACGCCGAACGGGGTGACGATCACGGCCATGATCAGGGTCATCATCACGGTGCCGAAGATAGCCGGGAAGATACCGCCTTCGGTGTTGGCCTCACGCGGGTCGTCGCTGAGGAATTCCCACACCTTGCTGAAGTAGGCGCCCATCTTGGTCATGCCGGACATCGCGTTCGGCTGGATGGCGTGGACCACCTTGCTCAGGTTGATCTCCACTTCGCGGCCGTTGCCGTCGCGGGCCACCAGGCTGTCGCGGGCGAAGGCCTGGTGCAGGCCGGTCAGGCGCTCCTCGACGGCCTTGTAGCGGTTGTTCAGCTCGGCGCGCTCGGCGTCCATGTCGGCCTGGGCAGCGGCGTCCAGCTTGCCGTCCAGTTCCAGCTTGCGGCCGTGCAGGCGCAGGCGCTCCAGGCCATGGTTGATGGCACCGATGTCCTTCTTCTCCAGCTTCACCAGCTGGTCGTTGAGTTCGCTGGCGCGCTTGAGGCGGGCCTGCAGCTCGTTCCAGGCTTCCGGGCCCTGGGCAACCACCCGGCCTTCTTCCTTGACGCTGACCAGGTAGCCATAGAAGTTGCCCCACTCGCGGCGCTCCAGGGCGATCAGGTCGACCGGCTTGCGCTGGTCCACCAGCCACTCACCCACCACCCAGGTGAAGTCGCTGCCGTTGAGGTCGCGGTTACCGACCTTGATCAGCTCGCGGGTCATGAACTCCGGGCCCTGGTCGGGCACCGGCAGGCCGGCACCCTTGAGGCGTTCGCGGGGTACTTCTTCCTTCTGTACCACTTCACCGATGACCACGTGGTCGGCCTGGCCCGGCACCTTGTAGGTGGCCTGGACCAGGTCGGCCGGCCAGAAGTGGCCGAGGCCGCGCACAGCGATCACGGCCAGCAGGCCGACGGTCATGATGACCGCCATGGCGACCGCGCCACCACTGATCCAGACGCCGGGGGCGCCGCTCTTGAACCAGCCTTTGAGGGAATCCTTTTTCACGGATCTCTACCTTTCTATCAAAGCGACGAGTATTTCTTGCGCAGGCGCTGGCGAATCAGCTCGGCCAAGGTGTTCATCACGAAGGTGAACAGCAGCAGCACGAGGGCGGCGAGGAACAGCACACGATAGTGGCTGCCGCCGACTTCCGATTCGGGCATTTCCACGGCCACGTTGGCGGCCAGGGTGCGCATGCCCTCGAACAGGTTCAGCTCCATCACCGGGGTGTTGCCGGTGGCCATCAGCACGATCATGGTCTCGCCCACCGCACGGCCCATGCCGATCATCAGCGCCGAGAAGATGCCCGGGCTGGCGGTGAGGATGACCACGCGGGTCAGGGTCTGCCACGGTGTGGCGCCCAGCGCCAGCGAACCCAGGGTGAGGCTGCGCGGCACGCTGAACACGGCGTCCTCGGCGATGGAGTAGATGTTCGGGATGACCGCGAAGCCCATGGCGATACCGACCACCAGGGCGTTGCGCTGGTCGTAGGTGATACCCAGGTCGTTGGTGATCCACAGGCGCATGTCGCCGGCGAAGAACCAGCTCTCCAGGAACGGGCTCATGTACAGGGCAAACCAACCGATCACCAGGATCACCGGGATCAGGATCGCCGCTTCCCAACCATCGGGAATGCGCAGGCGGATCGACTCCGGCAGGCGGCTCCAGCCGAAGCCCGCGAGCAGGATGCCGACCGGCATGATGACGAACAGGCTGAACACGCCCGGCAGGTGGCCTTCGAGATACGGCGCGAGGAACAGGCCGGCGAAGAAGCCGAGGATCACCGTCGGCATCGCTTCCATCAGCTCGATCACCGGCTTGACCTTGCGGCGCATGCCCGGGGCCATGAAGTAGGCGGTGTAGATGGCGGCAGCGATGGCCAGCGGGGCGGCCAGGATCATCGCGTAGAACGCGGCCTTGAGCGTACCGAAGGTCAGCGGCGACAGGCTCAGCTTGGGTTCGAAGTCGGTGTTCGAGGCGGTCGATTGCCAGACATATTTAGGCTCGTCGTAGTTCTCGTACCAGACCTTGCCCCACAGCGCGCTGAAGGAGATCTCCGGGTGCGGGTTGCGCAGGCTCAGGGGCAGCAGCTTGCCGCCTTGCTCGATGACGATGCGGTTGGCCCGCGGCGACAGGGCCAGGATGCCAGCGCCTTCGGCGACCGGCTCGACCAGCAGGGTGCGGTGCGCGGTGCTGTGGAACACACCCAGCTTGCCTTCGCTGTCCAGGGCGACGAAGCCCTTGCGGCGCTCTTCGGCGTCGATCTGCACCACTGGGGCCTTGCCCAGCTGGAAGCTGCGGATCAGCTTGAAGCGCGACTCACCGTCCGGGTCGCGGGCCATGAACCACTGGCTCAGGCCACCCTTGGAGTCACCGAAGATCAGCGAGATGCCGCCGACCAGTTGGGCGGTCGCGGTGATCTCGGCGTTGCCGTCCTCCAGCAGCTTGTAACGGCCGTTGAGGCTCTTGTCGCGCAGGCTGAACACGTCGGCGGTGGCGCGGCCGTTGACCACGTACAGCCACTGCTGGCGCGGGTCGATGAAGATGTTCTTCACCACCTCGGTCATCTGCGGCAGCTCGATGCGGTTCTGCTCGATGGTGACCTCGTCGGTCATCATGTTCTCGGTGCGCGACAGCTCGATCACCTGCAGGTGCGCGCCGG
This genomic stretch from Pseudomonas entomophila harbors:
- a CDS encoding ABC transporter permease subunit; protein product: MNDLANSTMTQNSPPVRIDFNTPELQRKRRMRALKDRLTRWYVLVGGLAVLAAITLIFFYLAYVVLPLFQGAELTSKKALEPTWLQQDAGKPLMIALEEQNLVGMRVSDKGQALFFDTKTGGELKRVDLPLPAGTQVSSISTDQPGSPLVVLGLSNGQALVFHHTYKITYPDNKKTIEPGIDYPYGQDLFTLDSEGRALEHVSVNVNGDTLLLAGSTGAHLQVIELSRTENMMTDEVTIEQNRIELPQMTEVVKNIFIDPRQQWLYVVNGRATADVFSLRDKSLNGRYKLLEDGNAEITATAQLVGGISLIFGDSKGGLSQWFMARDPDGESRFKLIRSFQLGKAPVVQIDAEERRKGFVALDSEGKLGVFHSTAHRTLLVEPVAEGAGILALSPRANRIVIEQGGKLLPLSLRNPHPEISFSALWGKVWYENYDEPKYVWQSTASNTDFEPKLSLSPLTFGTLKAAFYAMILAAPLAIAAAIYTAYFMAPGMRRKVKPVIELMEAMPTVILGFFAGLFLAPYLEGHLPGVFSLFVIMPVGILLAGFGWSRLPESIRLRIPDGWEAAILIPVILVIGWFALYMSPFLESWFFAGDMRLWITNDLGITYDQRNALVVGIAMGFAVIPNIYSIAEDAVFSVPRSLTLGSLALGATPWQTLTRVVILTASPGIFSALMIGMGRAVGETMIVLMATGNTPVMELNLFEGMRTLAANVAVEMPESEVGGSHYRVLFLAALVLLLFTFVMNTLAELIRQRLRKKYSSL
- the phoU gene encoding phosphate signaling complex protein PhoU, with translation MINKESLTHHISQQFNAELEEVRSHLLAMGGLVEKQVNDAVTALIEADSGLAQQVREVDEQINQMERNIDEECVRILARRQPAASDLRLIISISKSVIDLERIGDESTKIARRAIQLCEEGESPRGYVEVRHIGDQVRNMVRDALDAFARFDADLALSVAQYDKTIDREYKTALRELVTYMMEDPRSISRVLSVIWALRSLERIGDHARNISELVIYLVRGTDVRHMGLKRMKAEVKGEAFDEGEIANVPAEPDDK
- a CDS encoding response regulator translates to MSKVNVLVVDDAPFIRDLVRKCLRNAFPGVVIEDAVNGRKAMAMLSKERFDLVLCDWEMPEMSGLELLTWCRQQEEMKTMQFIMVTSRGDKENVIQAIQAGVSDFVGKPFTNEQLLTKVKKSLTKIGKLDALMSSAPARVNSAFANDSLSALTGGRPEAAKVAAPAAAPVAAAAKPLINAPTPKTAAAAAQAGRGQGQLRLSSGTQPCVIKALSLKEALLVVRRSANLPQVLEGAVLDLEQGENAEVARLNGYLHAIAALEPKPESDWLQLTFKFVDQDAQKLDYLSRLIARGTTQKHFTPGA
- the pstB gene encoding phosphate ABC transporter ATP-binding protein PstB, which gives rise to MQHEAHTHGIDMSALGRDKQSLRLAEETVAIEVPGLSLFYGDKQALFDVSMNIPKQRVTAFIGPSGCGKSTLLRTFNRMNDLVDGCRVEGAINLYGNNIYRKGEDVAELRRRVGMVFQKPNPFPKTIYENVVYGLRIQGINKKRVLDEAVEWALKGAALWDEVKDRLHDSALGLSGGQQQRLVIARTIAVEPEVLLLDEPCSALDPISTLKVEELIYELKSKYTIVIVTHNMQQAARVSDYTAFMYMGKLVEFGDTDTLFTNPAKKQTEDYITGRYG
- the pstA gene encoding phosphate ABC transporter permease PstA — encoded protein: MKKDSLKGWFKSGAPGVWISGGAVAMAVIMTVGLLAVIAVRGLGHFWPADLVQATYKVPGQADHVVIGEVVQKEEVPRERLKGAGLPVPDQGPEFMTRELIKVGNRDLNGSDFTWVVGEWLVDQRKPVDLIALERREWGNFYGYLVSVKEEGRVVAQGPEAWNELQARLKRASELNDQLVKLEKKDIGAINHGLERLRLHGRKLELDGKLDAAAQADMDAERAELNNRYKAVEERLTGLHQAFARDSLVARDGNGREVEINLSKVVHAIQPNAMSGMTKMGAYFSKVWEFLSDDPREANTEGGIFPAIFGTVMMTLIMAVIVTPFGVLAAVYLREYAKQGPVTRLIRIAVNNLAGVPAIVYGVFGLGFFVYVLGGSIDRLFFPESLPAPTLGTPGLLWASLTLALLAVPVVIVATEEGLARIPRTVREGSLALGATKAETLWKIVLPMASPAMMTGMILAVARAAGEVAPLMLVGVVKLAPSLPVDGNYPYLHLDQKIMHLGFHIYDVGFQSPNVEAARPLVYATALLLVLVIAILNLSAVWIRNHLREKYKALDH
- a CDS encoding peptidoglycan DD-metalloendopeptidase family protein, coding for MPARLLLLCALFMTSAPSLAMTIYKTTDNFGVVSYSDRPSPGAKPFIFREPMVERLDRQVRLQAEPFPGGVRFIARNELYVPLEVELRVDKLANAFGGNAPRVVRRVIGPRSSKVLSVVLAAPGGPLKYSSTFNYAMGDPIQRSEGYRYPFPWKGGPFRLTQGPNGRFSHFGPKGRYAMDIAMPEGTPIIAARGGVVVKIENSQSGRGTNPSGNFVRILHPDGTMGVYLHLMRGSVVVAEGQRVVLGQALAKSGNTGNSTGPHLHFVVQRNVGLALESIPFQFDRPIGGLPNFTAGNP